The Effusibacillus lacus genome includes the window CGAGGACGCCGACATACAAATTGACACATCAGCCCGAGATGTGTCCGACATCGTTGATGAAATTCTCGCTCATCCCTTGTTTCCTGCTCGTTGACGCCATTCGACAAACCCGATACACTTATCGTAGTTTCAAAGAGTAGAAAGCGAGGCTTACCTATATGTGTGGAATTTGCGGCATGGTGACCAAGGACGGGCGGCCTGCTGATCAAACGGTATTGGAACGGATGACCGACATGATTGTGCACCGCGGGCCGGACGACACCGGGGTGCATTTTGACCGGAACGTGGGTCTGGGGTTCCGGCGGCTGTCGATCATTGACCTTGAGACCGGACACCAACCGATGTCCAACGAGGACGGCTCAGTCTGGATCGTATTTAACGGAGAAATATACAATTATAAAGAAATACGCCGCGAATTGCATGCACGCGGCCATAAGTTTGCCACGGAGTCGGATACGGAAGTCATTGTTCATCTTTACGAGGAGAAAGGTCCTGACTGCGTAAAGGAACTCCGGGGAATGTTCGGGTTTGCCATCTGGGATTCCAACAAAAATCTGCTGCTGGTTGCCCGTGATCATTTCGGGATTAAACCGATTTATTATACGGAAACGGCAGACACCATCGCTTTCGGGTCGGAAATCAAAAGCCTGCTGGCAGTACCGGGCGTTCAGAGAGAGGTGAACCTGGAATCTTTCTGGAACTATCTGACGTTCCAGTACGCGCCGGACCCTCTTACCATGTTCAAGGGGATTCACAAACTTCCGGCCGCCCATTACATGATCGTCAAAGACGGCAAAATATCCCTTCAGCGCTATTGGGAAGTGAGCTTTGAGGAAGGGGACAAACCGCTTTCCTATTACATCGAAGGCACCCGGGACATTCTGCGCAATTCGGTTAAGGCACACATGAATTCCGATGTGCCCCGCGGCGCATTCCTCTCAAGCGGTGTCGATTCCAGCACGATTGTTGCCCTGCTCAAGGAACTGGAGCAGGTTAAGACTTTCACAGTAGGCTTTGAAGGGGCCGGCGGACAAAGTGAGATTGAATATGCCAGGGAAACAGCACGAATTCTTGGCACCGAACACCGTGACACGGTGATCAGCGCCAAAGAATACCTCGATGTACTCCCGAAACTGATGCACTACCAGGACGAACCGGTGGCCGACCCCGCTGCCATCGCCCTGTATTTCGTATCGGAATTGGCCTCGCAGTATATCACGGTCGTTCTCTCCGGTGAGGGTGCTGATGAAGTGTTCGGCGGCTATACCATCTACCGTGAACCCTTGTCGCTGCGAATGTTTGATTATCTGCCGCCTTCCATGCGAAGATCCCTCGGTGACTTCGCGAAATTCCTGCCGGAAGGAATGAAAGGCCGTTCCTTCATGATGCGCGGTTCGAAAACGGTACAGGAACGGTTTGTAGGAAACGCCTTTATCTTTGATGAAGAGATGAAAGAGCAGTTTGTCCATTACAATCCTGACCAGTTGGGATTGCGACGTCCGATGGACATTACCGGCGCTTACTATGACCGGATCAAACATTATGATGATGTGACGAAAATGCAGTTCCTTGATTTCCACACCTGGTTGACCGGCGACATTCTGATGAAGGCGGACAAGATG containing:
- the asnB gene encoding asparagine synthase (glutamine-hydrolyzing), giving the protein MCGICGMVTKDGRPADQTVLERMTDMIVHRGPDDTGVHFDRNVGLGFRRLSIIDLETGHQPMSNEDGSVWIVFNGEIYNYKEIRRELHARGHKFATESDTEVIVHLYEEKGPDCVKELRGMFGFAIWDSNKNLLLVARDHFGIKPIYYTETADTIAFGSEIKSLLAVPGVQREVNLESFWNYLTFQYAPDPLTMFKGIHKLPAAHYMIVKDGKISLQRYWEVSFEEGDKPLSYYIEGTRDILRNSVKAHMNSDVPRGAFLSSGVDSSTIVALLKELEQVKTFTVGFEGAGGQSEIEYARETARILGTEHRDTVISAKEYLDVLPKLMHYQDEPVADPAAIALYFVSELASQYITVVLSGEGADEVFGGYTIYREPLSLRMFDYLPPSMRRSLGDFAKFLPEGMKGRSFMMRGSKTVQERFVGNAFIFDEEMKEQFVHYNPDQLGLRRPMDITGAYYDRIKHYDDVTKMQFLDFHTWLTGDILMKADKMTMANSLELRVPFLDKEVFEFASKIPMKYRMMNGTTKYVLREAVKDILPKEVAERPKLGFPVPTRKWLKNEFYGWAKDLIDASPVEHLINKKFVLQLLEDHKNNVRDNSRKIWTVMIFMLWHQVYVEQSVRISSEVSPNVQLRRTRGKQLVGATE